A section of the Deltaproteobacteria bacterium genome encodes:
- a CDS encoding response regulator, with protein sequence MEKFRVLLVDDEEDFVRTLSERLQMRDLDSQTAFDGEEALELMEDGIPDVMVLDLKMPGIDGMEVLRRMKKLYPGVQVIILTGHGSDKDEAEARRLGAFEYLQKPVNLEYLMAVLKRAYQKKVEASSIDATFDDAG encoded by the coding sequence ATGGAGAAATTTCGAGTCTTGCTCGTCGATGATGAAGAAGATTTTGTCAGGACGCTTTCCGAGAGGCTCCAGATGCGTGATCTGGATTCCCAAACCGCCTTCGACGGCGAAGAGGCGCTCGAATTGATGGAGGATGGCATTCCGGACGTCATGGTGCTTGACCTGAAAATGCCTGGCATAGACGGTATGGAGGTTCTTCGCCGGATGAAGAAGCTCTATCCCGGTGTGCAGGTCATCATTCTTACGGGACACGGCTCGGACAAGGACGAAGCGGAGGCACGGCGTTTGGGGGCTTTTGAGTATCTTCAGAAACCGGTTAATCTGGAATACCTGATGGCCGTCCTGAAGAGGGCGTATCAGAAGAAGGTGGAGGCCTCGTCCATAGACGCAACCTTCGACGACGCCGGATAA
- a CDS encoding response regulator — translation MQKGTKVLLVDDEAEFVRTLAERLQIRGIQALVATDGVEALQVVEEHAPPIVVLDVMMPGMSGIEVLQRLKERHPDIQVILLTGHGSTKEGVRGMRLGAFDYLMKPVHIEELIKKMDEAYDASR, via the coding sequence ATGCAAAAAGGAACAAAGGTACTCCTTGTGGACGATGAAGCGGAATTTGTCCGCACCCTGGCCGAACGGCTGCAGATAAGGGGCATCCAGGCCTTGGTGGCCACTGACGGCGTCGAGGCGCTGCAGGTCGTTGAGGAACATGCGCCTCCCATAGTCGTTCTGGATGTGATGATGCCGGGGATGAGCGGTATTGAAGTCCTCCAGCGTTTGAAGGAGCGACACCCGGATATTCAAGTTATTCTGCTGACCGGCCATGGCTCCACCAAGGAAGGCGTTCGAGGCATGCGCCTGGGGGCGTTTGATTACCTGATGAAACCTGTGCACATCGAAGAACTGATCAAGAAGATGGATGAGGCCTACGACGCCTCCCGGTAA
- a CDS encoding dinitrogenase iron-molybdenum cofactor biosynthesis protein — translation MGGKLLITLRENHVAPRFDLTTEVLLHSGGNSGDAAARKTLVLPRASAEELCHLILAEEVRTVICGAIEEEYYQYLTWKKIDVIDSVMGPWEKALERCVNGRLRPGDILHPIPGKHPL, via the coding sequence ATGGGAGGCAAACTACTGATTACCTTGAGGGAAAACCATGTGGCGCCTCGTTTTGATCTGACCACGGAGGTCCTGCTGCACAGCGGCGGAAATTCAGGCGACGCAGCCGCACGAAAAACCCTCGTTCTTCCCCGTGCCTCGGCCGAGGAACTCTGTCACCTGATTCTTGCCGAAGAGGTGCGAACCGTCATCTGCGGCGCCATAGAAGAGGAGTATTATCAGTACCTGACGTGGAAGAAAATAGATGTCATTGATTCCGTCATGGGGCCGTGGGAAAAGGCCCTGGAAAGATGCGTGAACGGCCGTCTTCGACCCGGAGACATCCTCCACCCGATTCCCGGAAAACACCCGCTATGA
- a CDS encoding sensor histidine kinase has protein sequence MSRFFNKALTVKKNDEGRSPAWYQKLRRNITILMLLVTLLPLSFIAGFNYYVYQGALKNEIMTPLKAMVNKTKHSFELFLTERISAVSFIASAYTFEELADQNTLGRIFRVMKKEFGGFIDLGLINSAGKQVSYAGPYRLEGKEYAGQPWFQEVQLRGTHISDVFMGYRQFPHFVIAVQHVSASGRAWILRVTIDTRKFNELIASMGLDASTDAYILNREGTFQTTSKFYGRVLEKCPNCPPPISYEPTIMETVDDQGREILFTYTDFQSGPFRLVVVSRRSEVLKSWVTFKNEIFYVFVVSVILISIVIIKLTGMLVRRIEESDQKRELAYHEMEYTSKLASIGRLAAGVAHEINNPLAVINEKAGLMKDLMTMEGGVVDMKRFQGLTDGVLTCVERCRAITHRLLGFARRMDVSIEVINLNEVLREVLSFLEREALNRNLVLHLELAEDLPSILSDRGQLQQVFLNILNNAFDAVKDGGQVTIKSLERDPDHVEISISDNGVGMSEETMRHIFEPFFSTKKGYGTGLGLSITYGIVKKLGGEIKVDSRLDKGTVFQVILPKRSEQEGE, from the coding sequence ATGAGCAGATTTTTCAACAAGGCGCTTACAGTCAAGAAAAACGATGAAGGACGCTCACCGGCCTGGTACCAGAAATTACGGCGAAACATCACCATCCTCATGTTGCTGGTGACCCTCTTGCCCCTTTCGTTTATTGCAGGGTTCAATTATTATGTGTACCAGGGCGCCTTAAAAAATGAAATTATGACGCCTTTAAAGGCGATGGTCAACAAGACCAAGCATTCTTTTGAACTCTTCCTGACCGAAAGGATCTCCGCAGTCAGCTTCATCGCTTCAGCATATACGTTTGAGGAGTTGGCGGACCAAAATACCCTGGGCCGCATTTTTCGGGTCATGAAGAAGGAATTCGGCGGGTTTATAGACCTGGGACTCATTAACAGCGCGGGAAAGCAGGTGTCTTACGCCGGCCCCTATCGATTAGAGGGAAAGGAATACGCCGGCCAGCCCTGGTTCCAGGAGGTCCAGCTCAGGGGGACACATATCAGCGACGTCTTTATGGGGTATCGCCAGTTTCCCCATTTTGTAATCGCGGTCCAGCATGTGAGCGCCTCCGGGCGGGCCTGGATACTCAGGGTCACCATCGATACACGGAAATTCAACGAGCTCATTGCCTCCATGGGTCTGGATGCATCCACCGACGCCTATATCCTCAACCGGGAAGGAACCTTCCAGACCACATCCAAGTTTTACGGCAGGGTCCTTGAAAAATGTCCCAACTGCCCACCGCCGATCAGCTATGAGCCCACCATTATGGAGACTGTGGACGACCAGGGCCGCGAAATCCTTTTCACTTATACGGATTTCCAGTCCGGGCCTTTCCGTCTGGTGGTGGTCAGCCGGCGCTCCGAGGTTCTTAAAAGCTGGGTCACTTTTAAGAATGAGATATTTTATGTGTTCGTTGTAAGTGTTATTCTTATCAGTATCGTGATTATTAAGCTGACCGGCATGCTGGTGAGGCGCATTGAAGAATCCGACCAGAAGCGCGAACTGGCCTATCACGAAATGGAATACACCAGCAAACTGGCATCCATCGGCCGCCTGGCCGCCGGGGTGGCCCATGAAATCAACAATCCGCTGGCCGTCATCAACGAAAAAGCCGGGCTGATGAAAGACCTGATGACCATGGAAGGTGGCGTGGTCGACATGAAGCGGTTTCAAGGCCTGACCGACGGCGTGCTGACCTGCGTGGAACGGTGCAGGGCGATCACCCACCGCCTTCTCGGATTTGCCCGCAGGATGGACGTCTCCATCGAGGTCATTAACCTTAACGAAGTCCTTCGCGAGGTGCTCAGTTTTCTGGAAAGGGAGGCCTTGAACCGCAACCTGGTCCTGCATCTGGAACTCGCAGAGGATTTGCCCAGCATCCTTTCCGACCGGGGCCAGCTCCAGCAGGTCTTTCTGAATATTCTCAACAACGCCTTTGACGCGGTCAAGGACGGTGGCCAGGTCACCATTAAATCATTGGAACGGGACCCGGATCATGTGGAAATCTCTATCAGCGATAATGGTGTGGGGATGTCGGAGGAGACCATGAGGCATATATTTGAGCCCTTTTTCTCTACCAAGAAAGGATATGGTACCGGATTGGGGCTCTCCATTACATACGGCATCGTCAAGAAACTGGGGGGTGAAATCAAGGTCGACAGCCGGCTGGATAAGGGAACGGTGTTCCAGGTGATTCTGCCCAAGAGAAGCGAGCAGGAAGGAGAGTAA
- a CDS encoding response regulator yields the protein MIALARSSERNKMLRTAPRVLIMGTDALSRGSLGSWLKRHGCHICEAEHQMEARTILHEQEVDVVLLGLNDYGTDSLSIIRGISRSSRAPAFILLTDPPNIRLSMEGMKLGAFDALTVPVDVNLLVERISAACSGRRKALGRHLEIAGKVTRGRSKSLRSFLDAVGLNKAKGRFGVARFP from the coding sequence ATGATAGCGTTGGCGAGGAGTAGCGAGCGGAACAAGATGTTAAGGACGGCCCCTCGAGTATTGATCATGGGGACGGACGCCTTGAGCAGGGGGAGCCTTGGTTCCTGGTTGAAGCGTCATGGCTGTCATATTTGCGAAGCGGAACATCAGATGGAGGCCCGAACAATTCTTCATGAACAGGAGGTCGACGTGGTCCTGTTGGGATTGAACGATTACGGGACCGATTCCCTCTCCATCATCCGGGGGATAAGCCGCTCATCAAGAGCCCCGGCCTTCATCCTGTTGACTGACCCCCCAAATATCCGCCTCTCCATGGAAGGCATGAAACTGGGCGCATTTGATGCCCTGACGGTTCCGGTTGATGTGAATTTGCTGGTGGAACGCATCTCCGCCGCCTGCTCCGGCAGAAGAAAGGCCCTTGGTCGACATTTGGAGATCGCAGGAAAGGTCACCAGAGGCCGGTCTAAGTCGCTACGGTCGTTCTTGGATGCCGTCGGCTTGAACAAGGCCAAAGGCCGGTTCGGTGTCGCCAGATTCCCTTGA
- a CDS encoding CBS domain-containing protein → MGKQMVKDIMVSLAEYATVSQNASLYEAVLALEKAQNAHVQNQYTHRAVLVYDDKGHIVGKLSQNDVLRALEPKYKDMGDMKSITRTGYTAEFIASIMESQGLWRDPLANLCRKAAEMKVRSIMYTPVEGEYVKEGATLAEAIHQLIMGHHQSLLVTRDGEVVGILRLTDAFEAICDMIKTCRL, encoded by the coding sequence ATGGGTAAGCAGATGGTAAAAGATATCATGGTCTCTTTGGCTGAATACGCCACCGTATCTCAGAACGCCTCACTGTATGAGGCCGTGCTCGCGCTCGAGAAGGCACAGAATGCGCATGTTCAGAATCAATACACCCACCGTGCGGTCCTGGTCTATGACGATAAGGGACACATTGTGGGGAAGCTGAGTCAAAACGATGTACTGCGGGCCCTGGAACCCAAATATAAGGACATGGGGGATATGAAGAGCATCACCCGAACCGGCTACACCGCCGAATTCATCGCGTCCATTATGGAAAGCCAGGGCCTCTGGCGAGATCCCCTGGCCAACCTCTGCCGCAAGGCCGCTGAAATGAAGGTTCGGAGCATCATGTACACCCCGGTGGAGGGTGAATATGTGAAAGAGGGGGCCACCCTCGCTGAAGCCATTCATCAATTGATCATGGGTCACCATCAATCCCTTCTGGTGACCCGTGACGGGGAAGTGGTGGGTATTTTGCGCCTGACCGACGCATTTGAAGCTATTTGCGACATGATCAAGACCTGCCGTTTGTAA
- a CDS encoding SLC13 family permease, protein MSSQPNITATEEKVNWTRLILMLVGLSLFVLVYFSPPWPDAVDPMGKHFQLSQEGKGALAVFLIAGTWWVFEVVPIGVTSLLIGVLQALFLIRPASQAFKDFMDPSVMFIFASIVVGLVFTKTGLTRRMAYKMLNIVGERTSMIYLGCFLVTAALTHIMAHTAVAATLYPLLMTIYALYGEEDKPSKFGKGLFMGMAYVAGAGSIVTLLGAARAAVAIGFYNEIVGKEISFFGLSYYMFPVGWIMVFLLWGFFMVFFKPEKRVIPGLRERAKNLNAQLGPLSSKEILAGLIVFAMIAAMSLRSFIPALQPIDKSAIILISTVLFFVLRILDINDLESIPWNIILLFGGAMSIGFCLWQTGAAEWLAINWLAMFKEAHWFVFVMGITFFVLIMTNFIMNVAAIAISLPVALVIAPYLGVSPEVIVFASLVAAGMPFLLLVGAAPNAIAYESKQFSSGEFFGFGIPASVILMVVVAFAVYILWPLMGMPITVN, encoded by the coding sequence ATGAGTTCCCAACCAAACATAACTGCCACAGAAGAAAAAGTGAACTGGACCCGCTTAATTCTCATGCTTGTGGGGCTTTCTTTGTTTGTCCTTGTCTATTTTTCACCGCCATGGCCGGATGCCGTGGACCCCATGGGCAAGCATTTTCAGTTGTCGCAGGAAGGCAAGGGGGCACTGGCCGTCTTTCTCATCGCCGGGACCTGGTGGGTCTTTGAAGTGGTCCCCATCGGCGTCACCAGCCTTCTCATCGGCGTGCTGCAGGCCCTCTTTCTGATCCGGCCTGCCAGCCAGGCGTTTAAGGACTTCATGGACCCGTCGGTGATGTTCATCTTTGCCTCCATTGTGGTGGGCCTTGTTTTCACCAAGACGGGCCTCACTCGCAGGATGGCCTACAAAATGTTGAACATTGTGGGGGAAAGAACCAGCATGATATATCTGGGCTGTTTTTTGGTGACTGCCGCCCTCACCCATATCATGGCCCATACCGCTGTGGCCGCCACCCTGTATCCTTTGCTGATGACCATCTATGCCCTTTACGGAGAGGAGGACAAGCCGAGCAAATTCGGCAAGGGGTTGTTTATGGGAATGGCCTATGTGGCCGGCGCAGGCAGCATCGTCACCCTCCTGGGGGCGGCCCGGGCTGCGGTGGCCATCGGCTTCTACAACGAGATCGTGGGCAAGGAAATCAGCTTTTTCGGGCTGAGCTATTATATGTTTCCGGTGGGCTGGATCATGGTTTTTCTGCTCTGGGGGTTCTTCATGGTCTTCTTCAAACCGGAGAAAAGGGTGATCCCCGGGCTCCGGGAGAGGGCAAAAAACCTCAATGCCCAACTGGGGCCCTTGTCTTCAAAAGAAATTCTGGCCGGCCTCATCGTTTTTGCCATGATCGCGGCCATGTCCCTCCGGTCCTTTATCCCGGCCCTTCAACCCATCGACAAATCGGCCATCATTCTCATCTCCACGGTCCTCTTTTTTGTCCTGCGCATCCTGGATATCAATGACCTGGAAAGCATCCCCTGGAACATCATCCTCCTTTTCGGCGGCGCCATGAGCATCGGGTTCTGCCTCTGGCAGACCGGGGCGGCCGAGTGGCTGGCCATCAACTGGCTGGCCATGTTCAAGGAGGCCCATTGGTTTGTTTTTGTCATGGGCATCACCTTCTTTGTCCTGATCATGACCAATTTTATCATGAATGTGGCTGCCATCGCTATTTCTCTCCCCGTGGCCCTGGTTATAGCCCCGTATCTCGGCGTGTCCCCTGAGGTGATCGTGTTTGCCTCACTGGTGGCCGCGGGCATGCCCTTCCTTCTGCTGGTGGGGGCCGCGCCCAATGCCATCGCCTATGAATCCAAGCAGTTTTCCAGCGGCGAGTTCTTTGGGTTCGGAATCCCGGCAAGCGTTATTCTGATGGTGGTGGTGGCATTTGCGGTCTATATCCTATGGCCGTTGATGGGGATGCCCATTACCGTGAATTAA
- a CDS encoding sigma 54-interacting transcriptional regulator, with translation MGQGKSSSIADRYFRSEEWAQPFVQDLFSSPLALSVLLDSIPVGVAVLDDHRRLLYFNQYLESLTGFHREQVWGLPCCDVLRADVCPRRCPSATKTSGSDAGSSLEGDIINKDRRKIPVRLSSIPLFKEDGSVLGYMEVVEDIRLLKASETAGHAYSFGEMIGHSPKMEELFRIMPVIAQTDSSVLITGETGTGKDLAAEAIHQASERAREPFIKINCCALPDTLLESELFGHIKGAFTGAVSDKPGRMRLGHKGTVYLTEVGDLPLSLQVKLLTFLDDKIIYPLGGTKGFQADVRVIAATHRPLERMVRDGHFREDLLFRLNVVRLHLPPLREREGDIDLLMGHFLGLFSGRFHKKINGFSEKAEPILKKYAYPGNVRELRNAIEYAVNICQDERIRPEHLPAYMTAPQSSASEPGTPVMAGPSELLSTLSRSQGTNWPEMERQMIINALIQAKGRKNKAASALGWGRSTLWRKINQHGLEP, from the coding sequence ATGGGGCAGGGAAAAAGTTCTTCTATTGCCGACAGGTATTTCCGTTCTGAAGAATGGGCGCAACCGTTTGTGCAGGACCTTTTTTCTTCACCGCTTGCCTTGTCTGTCCTTCTGGATTCCATCCCCGTGGGGGTGGCCGTTCTGGACGATCACCGTCGTTTGCTCTATTTCAACCAATACCTGGAATCCCTGACCGGATTCCATCGTGAGCAGGTTTGGGGGCTGCCCTGCTGTGATGTGCTGCGGGCCGATGTCTGTCCCCGGCGTTGCCCTTCGGCCACCAAGACGTCCGGCAGTGACGCGGGATCCTCGTTGGAAGGGGATATCATCAACAAAGACCGGCGTAAAATCCCCGTCCGCCTATCCTCTATTCCGCTGTTTAAGGAAGATGGGAGCGTGCTCGGGTACATGGAAGTGGTTGAGGATATCCGGCTGCTCAAGGCCTCGGAGACAGCCGGGCATGCCTACAGTTTCGGCGAAATGATCGGGCACAGTCCCAAAATGGAAGAATTGTTTCGAATCATGCCCGTCATCGCCCAAACCGATTCCTCTGTCCTGATCACCGGGGAAACGGGAACCGGCAAGGATCTGGCCGCCGAGGCCATCCACCAGGCCTCTGAACGCGCCCGGGAGCCCTTCATCAAAATCAACTGTTGCGCCCTCCCCGACACCCTCCTGGAATCGGAGCTTTTCGGACACATCAAGGGGGCCTTCACCGGAGCAGTCTCTGACAAGCCGGGGCGTATGCGCCTGGGACACAAGGGTACCGTCTATCTGACCGAAGTCGGTGATCTGCCCCTTTCCCTGCAGGTCAAGCTCCTGACGTTTCTCGATGACAAGATTATCTATCCCCTGGGCGGCACCAAAGGGTTTCAGGCCGACGTCCGCGTCATCGCCGCTACCCATCGCCCGTTGGAAAGAATGGTTCGGGACGGTCATTTCCGCGAAGACCTCCTGTTTCGATTGAACGTGGTGCGGCTGCACCTTCCGCCGCTCCGGGAAAGGGAAGGGGACATCGACCTGTTGATGGGTCATTTTCTTGGATTGTTCTCCGGTCGTTTTCATAAAAAAATTAATGGCTTTTCTGAAAAAGCTGAACCGATACTGAAGAAATACGCATATCCGGGCAATGTTCGCGAGTTGCGAAATGCCATAGAATATGCGGTCAATATCTGCCAGGACGAACGTATCAGACCCGAACATCTGCCGGCTTACATGACGGCGCCCCAGTCGTCGGCTTCCGAACCGGGGACGCCGGTAATGGCCGGCCCTTCAGAACTGCTGTCCACACTGTCTCGATCCCAGGGAACCAACTGGCCGGAAATGGAAAGACAGATGATCATCAACGCCCTGATCCAGGCGAAAGGGCGAAAGAACAAGGCGGCCTCGGCCCTCGGCTGGGGCAGGAGCACCCTCTGGCGAAAGATCAACCAGCACGGGCTTGAACCTTAG
- a CDS encoding response regulator produces the protein MPDGVKVLVVDDEEEFVDALAQRLEVRGFTVMTAFSGDDALAVVQDKPVDVVILDVLMPGKDGLQTLKEIKQLKPLVEVIMLTGHATVETGIEGMKLGAYDYLMKPTDTEELVSKINKAHGRKAEHEERISQAHINNLIKTRGW, from the coding sequence ATGCCAGATGGTGTGAAGGTCTTAGTGGTTGACGATGAGGAGGAATTTGTTGACGCCCTGGCCCAGCGGCTGGAGGTCCGAGGGTTCACGGTCATGACCGCCTTCAGCGGCGATGATGCCCTGGCCGTTGTACAGGACAAACCGGTGGATGTGGTGATCCTGGACGTGTTGATGCCTGGAAAGGACGGACTTCAGACGTTGAAGGAGATCAAGCAGCTCAAGCCGTTGGTGGAGGTGATTATGCTCACCGGACACGCAACCGTGGAGACGGGCATCGAGGGGATGAAGCTGGGCGCTTATGATTATCTGATGAAACCGACCGACACGGAAGAACTGGTATCTAAGATCAATAAGGCCCATGGACGTAAGGCCGAGCATGAGGAGCGAATCAGCCAGGCACACATTAACAATCTGATCAAGACACGGGGCTGGTAA